A window of Corvus moneduloides isolate bCorMon1 chromosome 30, bCorMon1.pri, whole genome shotgun sequence contains these coding sequences:
- the NCKAP1L gene encoding nck-associated protein 1-like: protein MSLPSVYGDKLAEKLTLLNERGRGVLVRVYHIKKTCSDPRTRPPFLGDKAMEASAKFIQKKFPHLDVRTSTQHLGPVHRDKGDIVRVLAPFYHTFLDVLEFRDHVYELLNTIDASQCFFDIHINYDFTKGYLDLVVTYVSLVLLLARTEERRLLLGLYHCAHEMSHGASEPGFARLAQMVLEYEHPLKKLPEEFGPHTKAVSSALLSLRAPLARRCQDAEQWRREQLLSLLGPAGDMLSPATCDSMACEYLSLEVMERWIILGFLVCPGALAAAPPCQELWRQALQGTLFVTLLRDEAIAVHKVTEELLGGLKGYGKRVADVKECRDHAVAHSPALHRGRRSFLRGAVRELVALLEDQPGLLGPKALLVFVALSLCRDEVSWLSRHAEHATKTKSPEDFADSRIAELLFALEQLRALVRRHRRVLGRYHRQYLARFDALVLSDVIQNLSVCPEEESVILSSFVSSLSALSAKEVDDKEQFDFTALRLDWFRLQAYTSVAKAALPLVSNGDVGRVMNLVVFHTRLLDQPEELLDEVSDLSHLCFYPRPLERMFAVTLEEPSMLRFTIAFPLLCAHFSRCLHPMCPEEYPQLEAAALGLCHKFLEELARVGSGCVLDACAEQHNLSQQLLPKHCAATISRARGKKTPKQPPRKGDPDRDKPGTESQRRDRTLTTNMDKLHLTLAELSLSLNHVPNFTVFGHKVTPAEYLSSHLETRLTRAIVAMAGYSQATQEVARPSEVLAGLGAYMGLVQRLGQLVALDTGRLLRAVLLQQSHPRDASGQPTLTAIYTDWYLEALLRQASTGAVLLSPALQAFTTVPREEQPPFSAAEFSDISEMRALAELIGPYGMKFLSENLMWHVGSQVTELKKLVAENMDTLVQLRCCRAEQRPALLSRLTSAENVLKRMTIIGEILSFRAMAQQGLREAFSQHCPFLMGPIECLADVVTPDTDIQVTLSIFELASAAGIPCEVDPALVTALAGNRTEGSSPEEDYKVSCLLLVFVAVSLPQLAADPASLYNPELDGYNNNLHCLAKAIVQVSAALFTIHNKNIETHLKEFLLLASVSLLQLGQEPDKVRARNRDSLVLLLHLIVAESSFLTLDMLESCFPYVLLRNAFREVCRDPPGPGRALPH from the exons ATGTCCCTGCCCTCGGTGTACGGGGACAAACTGGCTGAGAAGCTGACGCTGCTCAACGAGCGCGGCCGGGGGGTCCTTGTGCGCGTCTACCACATCAAAAAG ACGTGCTCGGACCCCCGCACGCGGCCGCCTTTCCTTGGGGACAAGGCCATGGAGGCCTCGGCCAAGTTCATCCAGAAGAAATTCCCGCACCTGGACGTGCGGACCAGCACC cagcacctggggccGGTGCACAGGGACAAGGGGGACATCGTGCGGGTGCTGGCACCGTTCTACCACACCTTCCTGGACGTGCTGGAGTTCCGG GACCACGTGTACGAGCTGCTCAACACCATCGACGCCAGCCAGTGCTTCTTCGACATC CACATCAACTACGACTTCACCAAGGGCTACCTGGACCTGGTTGTCACCTACGTGtcgctggtgctgctgctggcgcgCACCGAGGagcggcggctgctgctggggctctaCCACTGCGCGCACGAGATGAGCCACGGCGCCAG cGAGCCCGGCTTCGCCCGCCTGGCGCAGATGGTGCTGGAGTACGAGCACCCCCTCAAGAAGCTGCCCGAGGAGTTCGGGCCCCACACCAAG GCCGTGAGCAGCGCGCTGCTGTCGCTGCGGGCGCCGTTGGCGCGGCGCTGCCAGGACGCGGAGCAGTGGCGgcgggagcagctcctgagcctGCTGGGACCCGCCGGGGACATGCTGAGCCCGGCCACGTGCGACAGC ATGGCCTGTGAGTACCTGTCCCTGGAGGTGATGGAGCGCTGGATCATCC TGGGGTTCCTGGTGTGCCCGGGGGCTCTGGCCGCCGCCCCCCCGTGCCAGGAGCTCTGGCGCCAGGCGCTGCAGGGCACCCTCTTTGTCACCCTCCTGCGCGACGAGGCCATCGCCGTGCACAAGGTCaccgaggagctgctgggggggcTCAAGGG GTACGGGAAGCGCGTGGCCGATGTCAAGGAGTGCCGGGACCACGCGGTGGCTCACAG CCCGGCGCTGCACCGGGGCCGCCGCTCGTTCCTGCGCGGGGCCGTGCGGGAGCTCGTGGCGCTGCTGGAGGATCAGCCGGGGCTGCTGGGGCCCAAG gccctgctggTGTTCGTGGCCCTGTCGCTGTGTCGCGACGAGGTGAGCTGGCTGTCGCGACACGCCGAGCACGCCACCAAGACCAAGAGCCCCGAGGACTTCGCCGacag CCGCATCGCGGAGCTGCTGTTCGCGCTGGAGCAGCTGCGGGCGCTGGTGCGGCGGCACCGGCGGGTCCTGGGCCGGTACCACCGGCAGTACCTGGCCCGCTTCGACGCGCTCGTGCTCAGCGACGTCATCCAG AACCTCTCGGTGTGTCCCGAGGAGGAGTCCGTGATCCTCTCGTCCTTCGTCAGCTCCCTCTCGGCTCTCTCTGCCAAAGAAG TGGATGACAAGGAGCAGTTTGACTTCACCGCCCTGCGCCTCGACTGGTTCCGGCTCCAG gcCTACACGAGCGTGGCGAAGGCGGCGCTGCCGCTGGTCTCCAACGGGGACGTGGGACGTGTCATGAACCTCGTGGTGTTCCACACGCGCCTGCTGGACCAGcccgaggagctgctggatgagGTCTCCGACCTGTCCCACCTCTG TTTCTACCCCCGGCCCCTGGAGCGGATGTTCGCGGTGACGCTGGAGGAGCCGTCCATGCTCCGCTTCACCATCGCCTTCCCCCTGCTCTGCGCCCACTTCTCGCGCTGCCTGCACCCCATGTGCCCCGAGGAG TACCCGCAGCTGGAGGCGGCGGCGCTGGGGCTCTGCCACAAGTTCCTGGAGGAGCTGGCGCGGGTGGGCAGCGGCTGCGTCCTGGATGCCTGCGCCGAGCAGCACAACCTGAGCCAGCAG ctgctgcccaaGCACTGCGCAGCCACCATCAGCAGAGCCCGCGGCAAGAAAACCCCGAAGCAGCCGCCCCGCAAGGGGGACCCCGACAGGGACAAGCCGGGGACAGAGAGCCAACGGCGAGACCGGACGCTGACCACCAA CATGGACAAGCTGCACCTGACCCTGgctgagctgtccctgagcctcAACCACGTCCCCAACTTCACCGTCTTTGGGCACAAGGTGACACCGGCCGAGTACCTGAGCAGCCACCTGGAGACGCGCCTGACCAG ggCCATCGTGGCCATGGCCGGCTACAGCCAGGCCACGCAGGAGGTGGCCCGGCCCTCGGAGGTGCTGGCGGGACTGGGGGCCTACATGGGGCTGGTGCAGCGGCTGGGACAGTTGGTGGCACTGGACACGGGGCGGCTGCTCCGCgcggtgctgctgcagcagagccacccCCGCGATGCCAGCGGGCAGCCCACGCTGACCGCCATCTACACGGACTG GTACCTGGAGGCCCTGCTGCGCCAGGCCAGCACCGGGGCCGTGCTCCTGTCCCCGGCCCTCCAGGCCTTCACCACGGTGCCCCGTGAGGAGCAGCCCCCGTTCAGCGCCGCCGAGTTCTCCGACATCTCAG AGATGCGGGCGCTGGCCGAGCTCATCGGGCCCTACGGGATGAAGTTCCTGAGCGAGAACCTGATGTGGCACGTGGGGTCCCAGGTCACCGAGCTGAAG AAGCTGGTGGCCGAGAACATGGACACGCTGGTGCAGCTGCGCTGCTGCAGGGCCGAGCAGAGGCCGGCGCTGCTGTCCCGCCTGACCT CGGCCGAGAACGTCCTGAAGCGCATGACCATCATCGGGGAGATCCTGAGCTTCCGCGCCATGGCCCAGCAGGGCCTCAGGGAG gcgttctcccagcactgccccttcCTGATGGGCCCCATCGAGTGCCTGGCGGACGTGGTGACCCCCGACACCGACATccag gtcACCCTGAGCATCTTCGAGCTGGCCTCGGCCGCGGGGATCCCGTGTGAGGTGGACCCGGCGCTGGTCACCGCCCTGGCTGGCAACAGGACAG AGGGCTCGTCCCCCGAGGAGGATTACAAGgtgtcctgcctgctcctggtgTTCGTGGCcgtgtccctgccccagctggccGCTGACCCCGCGTCCCTCTACAACCCCGAGCTGGACG GCTACAACAACAACCTGCACTGCCTGGCCAAGGCCATCGTCCAGGTCTCGGCCGCGCTCTTCACCATCCACAACAAGAATATCGAGACCCACCTGAAGGAGTTCCTGCTG ctggcCTCGGtcagcctcctgcagctgggccaGGAGCCGGACAAGGTGCGGGCGCGGAACCGCGACTCCctcgtgctgctgctgcacctg ATCGTGGCCGAATCGTCCTTCCTGACGCTGGACATGCTGGAGAGCTGCTTCCCCTACGTCCTGCTGCGCAACGCCTTCCGCGAGGTGtgccgggacccccccggccccggcaggGCCCTCCCGCACTGA
- the GTSF1 gene encoding gametocyte-specific factor 1, whose amino-acid sequence MEPDALVQCPYDRSHQVRVCRLPYHLVRCQQNNPQVSRTLATCPFNARHRVPRGHLRSHVTSCPDKLPLELPPDPEDAAGEPPLAWQPPPCREDWDAELSELQLEEPPPFILQVTKGDLPTPCYSSDPATPSERLSPRKSRPGTAGPRPGTARPRTAAARGGSSKGRGVLGAGRGLGAGGAPPAFKYFRK is encoded by the exons ATGGAGCCCGACGCGCTCGTGCAGTGCCCGTACGACCGGAGCCACCAGGTGCGCGTGTGCCGCCTGCCCTATCACCTGGTGCGCTGCCAGCAG aACAACCCGCAGGTGTCCCGCACCTTGGCCACGTGTCCCTTCAACGCTCGCCACCGCGTCCCCCGCGGCCACCTGCGCAGCCACGTCACCTCCTGCCCCGACAAACTCCCGCTCGAGCTGCCCCCAG ACCCCGAGGACGCGGCCGGGGAGCCCCCCCTCGCCTGGCAGCCCCCCCCGTGCCGGGAGGACTGGGACGCAG AGCTGAgcgagctgcagctggaggagccccCCCCGTTCATCCTGCAGGTCACCAAGGGGGATCTGCCCACCCCCTGCTACAG CTCCGACCCCGCCACCCCCTCGGAGCGGCTGTCACCGAGGAAATCCCGCCCGGGGACCGCGGGACCGCGCCCGGGGACAGCACGGCCCAGGACGGCGGCAGCGAGAGGGGGCTCCTCCAAGGGCCGGGGGGTCCTGGGGGCCGGGAGGGGGCTCGGAGCCGGAGGGGCCCCCCcggcttttaaatattttcgGAAATAA